A DNA window from Lachancea thermotolerans CBS 6340 chromosome G complete sequence contains the following coding sequences:
- the MOB2 gene encoding Mob2p (similar to uniprot|P43563 Saccharomyces cerevisiae YFL034C-B MOB2) → MSFFNSFKGFTRSSKKTKNQNVGTTANSVNSVYPNAHNNSSKLLSRQVHSPVRQAPSSHNTNSFQQQQQQQQVHAIPSERVETQQSLFLSEPFVRTALVKGSFKTIVQLPKYVDLGEWVALNVFEFYTNLNQFYGIIAEYVTPDVYPTMNAGPHTDYMWLDANSRQVSLPAGQYIDLALTWISNKVSDQTLFPTQNGYPFPQNFVQDMQRIMVQMFRIFAHMYHHHFDKIIHLSLEAHWNSLFAHFISFAKEYNLVDRKEMYPLGPLIENLERQGKII, encoded by the exons atgtctttcttcaactcaTTCAA aggATTTACGAGAAGCAGTAAAAAGACCAAAAACCAGAATGTGGGAACAACAGCTAATTCTGTGAACTCTGTGTATCCGAACGCTCATAACAACAGCTCTaagcttctttcaagacaaGTGCACTCGCCAGTTCGTCAAGCCCCGTCATCTCATAACACTAATagttttcaacagcagcagcaacagcaacaggTGCATGCAATACCTTCAGAAAGAGTCGAAACCCAGCAGTCTCTATTCTTGAGTGAGCCGTTCGTGAGGACTGCTCTCGTTAAGGGCTCTTTTAAAACTATTGTACAGCTGCCAAAGTACGTGGACCTGGGCGAGTGGGTCGCGCTGAATGTTTTCGAGTTTTACACCAACCTGAATCAATTCTACGGTATCATCGCCGAGTATGTTACACCGGACGTCTACCCTACCATGAACGCGGGCCCTCACACTGACTACATGTGGCTGGATGCGAACAGTAGACAGGTTTCCTTACCTGCAGGACAATACATTGATCTGGCACTAACATGGATCAGCAACAAGGTGTCTGACCAAACTCTTTTTCCAACGCAAAACGGATATCCATTTCCCCAGAATTTTGTTCAAGACATGCAAAGAATAATGGTGCAAATGTTCAGGATATTCGCCCACATGTATCACCATCATTTCGACAAAATTATACACTTGTCACTCGAGGCTCATTGGaactctctttttgctcaTTTCATAAGCTTTGCGAAAGAATACAATCTTGTGGATAGAAAGGAGATGTACCCATTAGGACCTTTGATCGAAAATTTGGAAAGACAAGGCAAGATTATTTAG